A segment of the Picrophilus oshimae DSM 9789 genome:
AAGAATCCATGATGAAAATGTCAGTCAGCAGATATTTCCGTACACCAAACCAACAGATTACTATAAAGATATTATTGGAGAGATCTCACCGGCAGAGGCAGCAATGATAACAAAGATAGTTTTTTTAAAACTAAAAACCGAGTCTGGAGTGGAAAGCTATATATCTGTTACAGAACCTACTTACAATTATATAGAACAGATTAAAAAATATATTACAATGTTTGATGTATCGGAGATAAGCAAGGCATGGGATTTTTTTTATAGAACAACGCTCCCAACAGGTCGTACCGGCCTTGCACTTCATGCAATAAGTGCCATAAATCTTCTCATGTATGATGCCTTTGGAAAGGAGGTAAAAAAACCAGTTTATGATTTAATTGGTGGCAGGACAAGAAAAAGCATAAGGGCGTATGCAAGCCATTTGCACCCTGACAAAATAGAGAATCTCCAGAAAGAGGCAGAAGAATATCTTAATAATGGATATAAAGATATGAAGATGCGTTTTATAGCATCACCGGCTGATGTATATGCCATAGATAAAAACATAGAGCTTGTAAAGGCGGTAAGGGATGTCATAGGATACTCAATCAACCTTGCCGGTGATTTCTGGATGTCGCTTAATTACAATTTTGCATATAAAATGCTAAAGGCACTTGAAAAATATGAGCTTGCATGGATTGAGGAGCCGTTGCTGCCTGATGATTTCAATGGATATAAAAATCTTGTAAAAAAGGTTAATATTAGCATATCTGCAGGGGAGCACCATTACCATGTTTATGACTTTAAAAGGCTACTCGACTGTGGTGTGATGATATTGCAGCCAGATGCAACATGGGTCGGTGGTATAACACCAATGAAGAAGATAGCAGGACTCGCAGAGGCATATGGTGCACAGGTTATACCGCATGCCGGTAATATATACAACCTGCACTTCATTATATCAGAGCCTGAGGCTGTAACGCCAATTTCTGAATATCTTACACGATATAGGGACTGGATGGAGCAGCATATAGTAAATGTACCCAGACCTGTAAGGGCGCATTTTGAATTAAATGATTCTCCTGGTTTTGGGATTAAATATGACCTCGAATAAATATAATATAAAGGTATTAAAGGTTGGTGAGTCTGAGGTTCCTGGCCCTGAGGTTTACTGGATGGAATCATTTAATTCCTGGGAAAAGCTGTCATTTCACGTACTACTTGCCTATAACGATGACATATCATTTATGATTAATACAGGCATGCCCCTGGATCTAACGTTGAGAAACAATGAGATGATAAAATTTGCTGGCGAGCGTGCAATTTTTAAGTCTATTGATACACTGGATGTTCTTGCCAGTGCAGGATTTAAACCAGATGATATAGATTTCATTGCATTCACACCTGTACAGGACTATACCACAGGCAGGCTGGATGAATTTAAAACCTCAAGGATATTTATATAC
Coding sequences within it:
- a CDS encoding enolase C-terminal domain-like protein; amino-acid sequence: MSKIKSLERIHDENVSQQIFPYTKPTDYYKDIIGEISPAEAAMITKIVFLKLKTESGVESYISVTEPTYNYIEQIKKYITMFDVSEISKAWDFFYRTTLPTGRTGLALHAISAINLLMYDAFGKEVKKPVYDLIGGRTRKSIRAYASHLHPDKIENLQKEAEEYLNNGYKDMKMRFIASPADVYAIDKNIELVKAVRDVIGYSINLAGDFWMSLNYNFAYKMLKALEKYELAWIEEPLLPDDFNGYKNLVKKVNISISAGEHHYHVYDFKRLLDCGVMILQPDATWVGGITPMKKIAGLAEAYGAQVIPHAGNIYNLHFIISEPEAVTPISEYLTRYRDWMEQHIVNVPRPVRAHFELNDSPGFGIKYDLE